In Sphaeramia orbicularis chromosome 9, fSphaOr1.1, whole genome shotgun sequence, the sequence AACAGTTCCCATAAAACCAGTTAGCAGTAATGTTGTGTTTTTcattgagataagataagatatacctttatttgtcccacatggggaaattccaggtgaaagcagcaaagcacaaaaagcacacaagagcagaacAAGAGCaaattcaaaagaaaaaaaagacaaatcaaaaaaccTATCTGTACTATTGACAGTTGTGTGTATGCAGATCATGCTGCAGGTTGAACAGGGATGCACTTTATTGCACAGTTATTTGGAGCAGTTTTTGTTGTGGATCCTGATAATGAGTGTACAGATGAACCCTTCTGCATCCCTGTAGATTTACTGATCTCTGCACACCCTCCaactaaaaatatacaaataactgaTATTTAATCATCacatgtgtttttgtctgtattcatTTCTCAAATGTCTTCAGTTCGCCCCAAAACCAGCAAAAGGTcgataattttcagaattttaacccTGGAGGATTAAAGATTAACTCACCCTGGAGCCAATCACAGTAGGTTTATTGTGTTGTCTTGATGGCTTTGGGTAAATGCATTGAGGAGTTTAATGACTGGGTGTGCCACCACTttcttcagctgaacaaaaacaaaactgaggtaattgtctttggagccaaagagaaacgactgcaggtcaccacagagcttcagtctatagacctaaaaaccaccaaccacgACAGAcatctgggtgtagtgatggactcagacctaaattttgaaaaacatatcaaggcagtcacaaaatcagcctactgtcacattaagaacatctcaaggatcaaagatctgatgtctcagcaggacctggaaaaactagtccatgcattcatcttcagttggctcgattattgtaacagtgtctgTCCAGGTCTACcgaaaaaatccattagacaactgcagctcattcagaactctgctgctagagtctgcactaagaccagaaaagtggaccacattagtccaactctgaggtccttccactggctgcctgtccgtcagaggatagactttacagTTGTGTtactggtctataaagctctgaatggtttagaaccaaaatccatcagtgacctcctgacccagtatgaacccaccagaccccttaGGTCacctggatccggtctgttgtcagttcccagagtcagaaccagacatggagaagctgccttcagcttctatgctccacatgtctggaacaaactcccagaaaacctcagatcagctgaaacactcagtttatttaagtccaggttacagacccacctgttctcagctgcgtTTGAATAGAGTttatattcatcagttcagatctgcactgttccttttaagctaaaagtttttatctgctttatgtgcttgtctgttttatctatttatctgatttttttttctcatgcctatactctttacagggtggggaagcaaaattaaaaaaaaaaaaagtttggacacccctgcattagcatgttttgtctgctcgtgtctctttacattgaattcttaaacaaggcaacagtctcttgacaaattaggcaaacataattgcctcaattttcagtgaaaaaaaattgtaattcccatttctcctggaagcggtggccctcactgtcaactttcgttttttttatttacaggcgccgtggttagaaattagcgaaaaaggttcacggcgaggtcacagagccagatagagttagagtggtgctgccaccatgaggtgaaaggagaaactgcattttgaacctttaatgattcatgtactcagttcaacagtccaagcgggccataaataatacaatataaaacccaagctgtgggccataTAAAATCttaccgcgggccgtgattggcccccgggccggactttggacatgcctgtgctaatgcatatgacaagctagcagggagtgagcgctctgaaaaagtgaagcaaattcaagttGCTTTAAACtcccaacagtgactcttcatgtgaacatgTGAGttaaatgaattcaccaccaaggcaggctaccaagttgccaggttagttgcctataactgctagtgttatgtacttgtagatgtgacacaaatattactttctgaatgattttgtgaaagacaagagtaagagtcatatgttttcatcttaaatgttaacagactttgcattactgagtaatatatgagtaatgattactcatataagtcatgtttaaaatgaatgtggggttaagatttttatcaacgtggatgtttaagatactctatacagtttgttctatgttatctgactccagatgtgaaaggaaggcagaattgttttgtttttgttttttttttaatttgttcacacctgagtggcttagatttggttacattgccatttaaaaaaattatattgtgacaatgaaaataaaattgttgtagaacagcgcatttatatgtaatttttactgtttaaaaaatgtctgaagggaccactggcccctggcaatgtccagattatcagatctggccctcttgaaaaaaagtttggacacccctgctgtatacagtaaacagacacctttggcacaggaacacatttggacactttttttttcaaccaaaaatccTGAAgccagagttgggggtacttggataaaaaagtctGTTTGAAGGGCTACTCCGCTGTagaaagtctatttcagggggtactctgctgtaaaaagtctattccaggggtaCTAAGccgtaaaaagtctatttcaggggtactctgctgtaaatacTCTGTATCAGGGGGtattctgctgtaaaaagtctgtttcaaggggtaactctgctgtaaaaagtgtaCTCAAGGGCTACTCCActataaaaagtgtatttcaggggctaCTCCATTGTACAAAGTGTATTTCAGAGGGCTACTCcattgtaaaaagtgtatttcaggggttACTCCGCTGTAAAAGTCTATTTCGGgggcactccactgtaaaaagtgtatttcagggggaACTCTTCTGTAAAAGTGTATTTGAGGGAGTACtcagctgtaaaaagtctatttccaGGGGGTACtcagctgtaaaaagtctatttcagggggtactccactgtaaaaagtctatttcagggggtactaaGCTGCAAAAAGACTATTTCAGGggctactctgctgtaaaaagtctatttcagggggtactaaGCTgtgaaaagtctatttcaggggtactctgctgtaaatagtctttttcagggggtactctgctgtaaaaaaaaaaaaaaatctgtttcacgggggactccgctgtaaaaagtctctTTCAAGTGGTACTGTGCTGTAAAAAGTGTACTTTAAGggctactccactgtaaaaagtgtatttcaggggctactccattgtaaaaagtgtatttcaggggggtactccgctgtaaaaagtctatttcaggggctactctgctgtaaaaagtgtatttcagcgcctactccactgtaaaaagtttatttcaggaGGTACTCttctgtaaaaagtgtatttcaggggctactcggctgtaaaaagtgtatttcagggggtactccgctgtaaaaaagtgtatttcagggggtactctgctataaaaagtgtatttcaggggctactccactgtaaaaagtgtacTTCAAGggctactccactgtaaaaagtgtatttcagggggtactccactgtaaaaagttagcGAACCACTGCTCTAATAAGTATCTGAGCACAAGGGCTTGTAGATGATATGCAGCTAGTTTAGATATTTTTGTCAgaacatttttaagaaaactggatTTAAAAATTGCAGATATTTCACTTGAACCAAAAGTTCTTTTGGACACGTGCCCAATGTTTTTGTTCCATATATCAAATAAATTCTATAAAGGGAATAAATGTGACTCATTGGGACCCACCCTGTTCTTCATCAGTACATAAGTTAGTGTTCATTCATATTTGTGTGCACTTGGTTAGCTTAAATGTTATGGAACCATGTGCTCAGGATGGTTTGGTCCAATATTTAGTACAAGTACAATAGTCGTCAGTAACAGATCAAAGACAAACACATGCAAAGTTCACATAGTTATCTATAATTTACAAAACAATTGTATAAAGTACCTTAAAATCAGTATAAATATATTTACTTTCTGTAATTTGTATTATCCAGTTCCAAGTAAAAccatgaaaaatttaaaaacactAATTTCATGGTAATGGATcctaaaatctccaggccccaaaCTTTACATCAATAAAAATGAGTTTATGGAAAAGGTCGTATAAAAATGTGACCACAGTACGTTGGATACacagaataaaaaggaaaatatggaaaaaacaaCTTCATATATTACATTTGTCAAATCTTTACAATATTTCAAAACAATGAGTAAATTGCTTTTCCCAGATGTACTTTAGATCAGATCTGCCCGTCTTCAAATGGAGGGAACTTTTTTATCAACAGGAATTTTTCCAAACCAAAACATCCAAAAACTGGACAAACTTTGCTGAACTCAGCTCTAATAGGGGATTAGGGACAATTCCAGTGTTTGAGCACACATGTatacctgcactggaccagtgaacacaggtCAGAACCACAACCTGCTGGTTTGGATTTAGAGGGGATTCAATGacctctggtcatgtgacctctggtctggactggtTTAATCCTTCAGGTTTTAATGGAAATCTGAGAAACCATCATCACATGGTCATCGGTCATCATCGACATATCTTCTTCCTAGACTTTGAGAATCAGCTGTGCTGGTCCTTCACTTCAGGTCCCATCATCAGCTCCAGGAAGacatctagtggtctgacagtagaactacagcacAACCAACACACACATGTATCAGCCATAACACTTCAACTCACActcacaccacaaacacacatatgagATGTGGGACGCAGGTCTTGGTCCAAAACCCTGAGTCTGGTTTATCTGTGACCCGCTGGTCCACATCTGACTCTTCTCCATCATAGAACCACGtctcaaactctgctgttttcagtgtttgttgtgtgactgatgtggattcagcagaatggatcagtgtgaggacagagaggagggagcccctcccccAAAGACCACCGACAGGACCCCCCCAGGACCTGGACCCGACAGACCCCTCAgagctcagaggtgagaccaccatctggatctctccaccactgttctccatatcagagctcagcactaaaaccactgacatcacCATTCACAGACCTGCACCTGGACctgcaccaggaccaggacctggaccaagaCGTGGACCAGGACCTGACAGGCCCCCCAtagctcagaggtgagaccaccatctggatctgtccaccactgttctccatgtcagagctcaccactaaaaccactgacatcactattcacagacctggaccaggacctggacctggaccaagaTGTGGAccaggacctgacagaccccccatagctcagaggtgagaccaccatctggatctgtACACCACTGTTCTCCATAtcagagctcagcactaaaaccactgacatcacCATTCACAGACCTGCACCTGGACctgcaccaggaccaggacctggaccaagaTGTGGACCAGGACCTGACAGGCCCCCCAtagctcagaggtgagaccaccatctggatctgtccaccactgttctccatgtcagagctcagcactaaaaccactgacatcacCATTCACAGACctgcacctggacctggaccaggaccaggacctggaccaagaCGTGGAccaggacctgacagaccccccatagctcagaggtgagaccaccatctggatctgtacaccactgttctccatgtcagagctcaccactaaaaccactgacatcactattcacagacctgcacctggacctggacccggacctggacctgTATCTGGACCTGGACCAAGATGTGGACCAGGACTTGACAGACCCCCCAtagctcagaggtgagaccaccatctggatctgtgcaccactgttctccatgtcagagctcagcactaaaaccactgacatcactattcacagacctggaccaggacctggacctggacctggaccaagaTGTGGAccaggacctgacagaccccccaaagctcagaggtgagaccaccacCTGGATCTGTAcaccactgttctccatgtcagagctcagcactaaaaccactgacatcactaTTCACGGACCTGGACCCagttgtgtgtccatgaagagtactGACTCCAAGGACTTCAACACTGACTTTAAACCGGATCGTTCGTCAGAGTCAGTGTAGGTGGTCCTCATTCAGACCTTTAGACCCCAGTGCGACACTAAACCACTTGTATGTAAATGTTGATCTGACCACAGACTCTATGGATGAACGGATCCTCCAGGACTCAGCAGGAAACTGGGTTTGGATTCCctcatgtgatgtgtgtgttccgGTTCAGTTTCCATACAGTAGTAGGTCTCTCCATCAGCTGGATGGAAATCTGATGGTTGGCTGTGGACACACGGGTCCAAATAGTCTGTCATTAGATTCACCTGGTTGGACTCAAGAACATCTGACTAACAAATACAGAAGTACATTATTGATTTATACTCTAGAATTATTCCTCACCTGATGAACTTAGAATGAACTCAATGATCCTGATCTAATGGTTCAGTGACTTTCATTGATCTGTGACTTTTTGGATCAGATTCACACTTTATTGATCTTCAgtgtattgatcattttcttATTGTTTCTACATATTTGTTTAAAGACTAAACACTTTGTTTTCCTGATGACCAGGATCCACCACAGACCAGAGTCCtctggacctgatcctggacctggatccagttgtgtgtccttcaGGAGTGACCGGTCCAGCATGGAACCAACAGATTTTTCCACAGAGacgtaagtttgatgtaaatgtccGATGTGTCGACTGCTTATTAAATCGATATTAAACACTGACTTTAGTTGAAAGTTTAGAACGTGTTCATTTTCAGCTGATTCTTCACATTATTGAGTCTGTTTCCATGACCAAAGAAATCCAATAACTATTAGTAATCAGATCATTGGAAGAACCAGACCTGAGGCCTTTACAtgcacttaaagctataccgtatgatgtggcatttttacacttttcttttgtcatcttaaaatgctcctaataagcgagtgtcaaactaaaatgtaaaagaaatccaccaggtattgaaactcaaaaatgtttaattctcatatatttctgataaaagtctgaccaatcattgtattcggtctgaatgaaataattggccgaacctggctgagcctcctgtcaatcatccattacggccgtccagcatccgatcagTTATCGCCGTCCCCGTATCCGATATGCGTCCCTCTGAATccgacgcttcactggcgctgctcctcctgtcactgaccacagtctactgtccaaggatgtgaatggataaaaCTCAAATACACACGTGGAAGAGAAAgaacggatttattaacatcaacaactcaggggaacaaacaggagtctgatgaatgaaggatggagataaaagtccggaagtcggatgtactggaccgaacaggtctgcacaaagctcagcttttatgacggtgggactcatacaggtacatgtacttggtgtcacacatgtaggattatgtaggacgATAAATGTATGGATTATGAAACCTC encodes:
- the LOC115425228 gene encoding uncharacterized protein LOC115425228, yielding MDQCEDREEGAPPPKTTDRTPPGPGPDRPLRAQRPAPGPAPGPGPGPRRGPGPDRPPIAQRPAPGPAPGPGPGPRCGPGPDRPPIAQRIHHRPESSGPDPGPGSSCVSFRSDRSSMEPTDFSTETEEQQSSEVPSDPQHPTQLDSTCEETQMAAFKETLLKILEDLNDSDFKKVKLFLENEKPRIPVSKLEDADRIDTVRRMVQTYYTNTQKVTVRVLKKIDRTDLVKKLPEGILVCKGQSLISN